A window of Gallus gallus isolate bGalGal1 chromosome 3, bGalGal1.mat.broiler.GRCg7b, whole genome shotgun sequence genomic DNA:
CGTGGTTGATGTTTTGGGAGAGTCTGGCAGTTTGTTGAAAGATGCACTGGACTAGCACAGACTGCTGAGTAGTCAGATTTTGTGAAGGAGTAACTGTTAATCATGTTGTGTAATTAATATATAACATATTAATCTGTAGTTAATGGTCTTAGGTGAATATTTCTTTTGACTTACAGAAAGATACTTTTATAAAGCAATTGTTGTATTGATATAATGTTTTATATATACTATTTCAGAGTGGACATATAAATTGAGAAAATACATGCTGATAACTGGATGTAATTTAATGTTCAATATATGTTTCCTTTTGGGTTCTTTTATTTAGtgcctccagctgctggagTGTTTAGGTGTTCCATGGGTTCaagcagctggggaagcagaAGCAATGTGTGCTTACCTGAATGCAAAAGGCCATGTCGATGGGTGCATTACCAATGATGGAGATGTTTTCTTATATGGAGCTCAAACAGTTTATAGGAACTTTGCCATGAATTCTAAGGTAATGTACATCAGTAGGGTCAGAAGGGGATCTTGCTGGCTCTTTAGAGTCTTCCCAAAAATGTACGTGGAAATTAAAAGGAAGCCCTTGAAACAGTTGCTTGGATATCATGCTTATCTACTagtttgtgtttattttaactATCCTTTAAGCTAGGAACATTTTGCCCATGTAGTGGGTTTGAGAGCAAAACAACTGAAAGTCACTTACTGTACCATCATCTATGTTTGTGGTGCTCCATGATGTGTAATAAAGCtaagtagtatttttttcttctacattagAGAATTTTAGTGAAATCATTGCTTCCTATGAATTCCCATTTGGAGCATATAGGAGTAGTCAGCCTCCTAACTGGTTTGTGTGCATGCATCTTATGTGTTGGGTTTATTCATTGCAAATATATTTCAGTCAATGCTCTTAGTCGCAAATGATGAATAGGAGAGGGATTACATTTCTGTATTGTAACAAACTGGTTGTTGTGATCATTCAGTAAAAAACAATCAATTTATGACCTTgagctgaaaatgtttattaagAGTGTATTTTTCTAGAACTGGCAGATCCAAATTTTCTTAGTTGACACTTTCTCTATAGATCAGAGAAAAGATTTCATGTGTTTTGCCTGGTAAACCTACTAAGGAAGTGGAGGAAAAACATGATTGGTTTGGTATTTCTTATCTCTATATGAAAGGTGGTTTTTAAATAGTTGGTATCCATGCTTACAACTTGAAATTCTAGAACTGCTATTCTCATGGTGTCCGTGTATTACGTTATAAATTTTAATTGCTGCTTTATAGGATTTTTCCATCAGACCCTTTGTAGGGTAGACCCGTTGTAGGGCAGAACTGCAGACGTGGCAGTTCTTTCCCTGGTGTtgtggaaatgaaataaatgataaaCTTCTTTTTCAGGAGCCACATCTTGACTGCTACACAATGTCCTCTATTAAGGAGAAGCTTGGTTGTGACAGAGAGTCTTTGATTGGACTAGCTGTTCTTCTGGGTTGTGATTatcttccaaaggtaagcaatTACTTACTGCATACCAAGGAAGACTTGCAGATGCGAACTGTGTATAATACATGATTGCTGAGATCTAGTTATGGATGCTTAGTAAGTCATTGTAATTCTTTGTGATAGTTTGAAGATGATCAAAATGGAGCATTAATCTTTCTAAATCCTATGTGTTAGTCTCGACTTTGGTCTTCATCTCCATTGTGTGAAAGTTGCATTTTAATGATACTGAGCAAAATGAGAACTGCCCGTTAGCATGTATAGTACATCCGTGGCATAGTAgctgaggaaaatgagaaaaaacactCTGTCCTTTGGGATAGCTAGTAGTGATGGTTTTGAACTGCAGTTAGTAGTAACACTAGTTCTGGATGGAACTTAAGAGATTTTTATTTAGTAATGAATGAAGTAAGAGGGGTTCTCAGTGGGcactttcttctgtcttctgcttgAAAGCTcttgggttgttgttgttgagacTTTGAACAGTTttggaatgaaaaggaaatggatgAAACTTTGTTTCTGTACAGTCTGTCATACTGTGACCACAGACAATAGTTGCTCCCATTCAGAATTGCAGTGGTTGTCTAAACTAGCTCTTATATCATGGTGTTTCAATTTAATAAGTCTGTCCTTTTAAGCAACAGGCAGAGTGCATCACtctaattcttttctttcttttctttaatgagaGACTTGCTTCTGTTACAAGAATCTGTAAACACTTCATTGTCACAAAATAAATGCTAATGAGGAAGGGAGAGGCAGAAAATAGTGGCTTATCAGTAGTTTCTGCAATGCCCCTAGCAGCTTCTGGTATGCTGAGTTATTGCATAGTCCTAAAATGGCACAATTATGTAATGCCAGGCCAGTCTTGAGTTGCTGCAACCCAGCAAAGCAAATGATACGAACTTCTGAGGAAAGCTAAACTCCTGGAGTGCATCGGGTGTGGGGATTGGCGGAACAGATAAGTGAGAATACCACTCTATAACTGCACTTGCTTTGTTCATTACATACAAAAGTGCTGCTTTCCTTACAGAAGCTGAATACCTGATAGTCTGCTCAAGTGTCTGGCTGTTGTCCGATGACAACTTCTAattggttttgaaaataaatttatttcatgCAGTTGCATATATTCTATTCAATCATTACATCTGAGTGAAACTGAGCAATTGATTCATTTGTAGCAGTACTGTAGGAAGGGACACTCAATATGATGTATGTATTCAACTGCACTGATTCTTGGTAAAATAATGGGTGTAAGAATTGAACAAGGAACTGAAAAGCAGCATGTACATTTAAATTGTTCTGGTTGTTTTTAATCAATTGTCTGTTGCTCTTCAGTGTATTGAAAGGTTACAGTGAAGTCCTGGATTTCTGTCCTTGAGCAACTCCTGAAAAACATTTGCTGTTTCCATCCATTACCCATAGTGGTAGTCTGCTTTCCCATAAAGGGCATGTGTACTGCAGAAATAATAATGTAGTAAATATCAAAATCAAACAAGGGAAGGTGAGAACTTATCTAAGGCTTCAGTTTTCAattatctttcagaaaaagcTTCTGGAGTATTCACTGTAAATCACCTCTCAGCTTGAAATCTTCAAGTATTAGAGGTTTCCTTGCCATAAAGCTTCTCTTTCTCGTGTGACTGAAAGCTTTCTgctggttgttttgtttttttttcccatcttaaGTTTCTAACATTTTGATTTCAGATAAAGAGTCCTTGTCTTTCCAAAACTGTTATGAAGAGTTTCAGCTGTCTAGTTGGCACTTAGTTGGCAAGAATGTAGTGTCCAGTTTAGATAGCAGAGAAAAGGAGTAAGAACAGAGGTATaaaatgcaggagaaaaataGTAGAAAACAGGAAAACGTGGCTGTATCTGAGCTGCTTTTGAGGGTAAGGCCATTTTATGTATCTTGCGTGTCACGCTGACTGTGTAGCTCCAATCTTTTGCCATTTCTAGCTTCataattttgtaaaaaaaaaaaaaaaaaaaaagaaaaagtttttagCTCAGTGCCttgaattgttttttgttgtttctgtccATGATGTTAGAAAGGCAGTAAAGATGTGTGTACTGCATGTGTCATTTCTTAATGTTCCCTATTTCTGTCTCTATAGGGCATTCCAGGAGTTGGAAAAGAACaagctttaaaattaattgaGACTTTGAGAGGTCAAAATTTACTGCAAAGGTAAAGTGGAAAATTTACCCTGTATGCTTAAGTACTTTGATTTTAATTCACATGCTTTCTGGTATGGTCTGCAGCTCCAAGACAATGctagtaatatatatatttttaatttctttgagaGTCAGGTGGCTGCATTGTTGTTTGCCTAAACAAATAACATGTTGTGCTACGTCAActtcttatttgttttaaatattagCTGACACCTAGTTCTAGAGTATGTTGTTGCATTGGAATAGAAGTCACAAggactgatttttattttttaactggtTTGTGTATTAGGACATGACATACTAAATGCTTTCTATGTTTGTTATCTTAATGTGCATGCCAATAGTGGTAATCCAACAGGAATATacttacaaaacaaataatttactttcctaagttaggaaatacttcttgaaCAAATGCTTGAGAAGTACAACAGGACTacttgtgtgttttattttaagtatgaaagtataaaatatttcttaatccTTTAAATATCACACCTATAGGTTTGAGCAATGGAAAGAACAATCTGAACATGATAATAATCCACCTTTGGTTGTTAAAAGAGTAGTGCACTGTTCTGAGTGCCATCATCCAGGTCAGTGTTGAAAGtgtggaattttatttttagcttaaTCATTGGTTTGCTTTTGATTCTGAATGTTGGGGTCGTTGGCTGGTTGATTTTTTTGTGACTAGTGTTacaaactgcttttcttgtCATTCAGCTTCTGACTTCACATTTTCTGCACTGTGTATCTATATGAAGGGTTTTTGAGGGTGCAAGTGACATTTCTCAAATGTGAAACCAGTTGATAGCAGAATATTAATACAAGGCATTGTGTGATCCCAGATATTTACCTTTTTAACAGTGTCAGTGAAGACAGCACACTGTAATGACAAGcaactttcttttctccacCCTAAACTGGTCTTGCATAAGGACTGGACCCATTGGcattgctggattttttttctgtagcttttccTTGATAATAAATTAGTCCTAACCTCATTCTTGTAGAGTCTTTGGTGAGCTCATTCAAAGCCATTGCTTTGGATGATAattagaaggggaaaaagctTGTTTTACATATCCCTTACTTATTATTTTGTCAAGATTTTCCATGCTACTTCTGTAGCTTCATTTACTATAAATTCCTTAGCATAAGGTCTGAAATGGTTAGGGAAAGTCTTaagaaaataacttaaaaaataaaatattctttttgtcCGTTTTTATGGTAGGTATATAGCTAATGTACTCAGATCTGCTTTCAGCTACTGTCGTGTCAGATTCATATGCATTCTGAcctttatatttttattgccAGTATTGTTTTTGGAGGTTTCTAAAACCTCCTTTCTCATCATGATTTGTGCATCTTCTATAGGATCATACAAGGAACATGAGCGCGGTGGATGTAAATTCTGTGAAAGCACTAGATACTGCAAACCCAGTGACTCCAAATACTGCTGCCCTTGTGAATGGCATCAGTTAGAGCAAGTGAAACAAGCAAGTGCAGTGGAGGACAATATCAGAAAGTAggaatgttttgaaaatgaactgCTTTCCCTTTCATGTGCAGAGTGAGCAGTTAAACTGTGCATTTTTCCTATTTGTTATTCAGTTCCTAACACATTTGTTTTACCTGCAGAAAAGCTAAGAGTTGTGAAGGCTTTCCATTCTCTGAGGTAAGAAACCTAGTTAAAGATTAATTTCCCAAATCAATTAATTggaaatttcagattttttgcCCTATCTTCAACtccctcttttctgttttatgtcaAGGTTATCCAAGAATTTATTGTAAACAAGAATGAACTGAACAAGATAATGGAATGCAAAAGGCCAAATTTATTGTCATTTCAGGTACATGTGAAAATACTCAATATtctgctctgtattttcttgttttttgcCTTAAGGAAGTCATCTGTGATTTTGATTTTCATTGGTAATTCTACAGGAAATGTAATTAAAGTGCCTTGCTACAACTTTTTAATTCACCTCGTTTTTTTTGAAAGTCAAAAATTGACAACTCTGAAAAATTAGTTAATGTAAATAAGCATTTAGAAAAGCTCAATGAAAATAGCTTGGAAAGAAGGTCACTTGCCATTGTGCCATTTTTCATTGTCTAGCATTACTAGAGTGGATTGCTGAGTGTTGGATCATCTCTAGTGTATAAAATATGGTGTGTTTATGAGGCATAATGCTTCAGGAATGTTATCTTTCTCCCATCTTTCATAAAGGTTTTAACAGGTGTGGCTCTTGCTTTTACTCATGTTTGCCTTGTCCTCATACCAACACAGTGTGTAGATGGTAACTCAAGTTATGATTGCAGACTTTGAGGgggtttttaattgttttgtttttgttcttaatttccTGGTATCACTGAGGCATTGTACACATAACAAGCAGAGCCATTTATTCTGAATTGTGCatattttccccccaaaaagatGGCAAGCCTGTGTTTAATGCAGTACTACCACCTTCCAGGTACAGAGGCCCTGTAATTCCGAGTGCTCAAATCTCAAAAGTGACATACAGAgtttgctccaaaagtaatgtcgACTGCTTGCTTCCATgcaaactacaacagctacaaagagcgCAATACCACGATTTGATAtagcaaattctctgctacaaaatcactttttcttttaaatataatcACAActattagctatgtattttcaccaccaaagagcaagagcctgcatgctgcatttgttaaaatctgtaccagcagaggtggcccactgtttcacagctgctatgacagcaaCATTGCTAGGGAAACTTTACCCATGCAGTCTGTCTTTCATtggcctgaacagatggaaTTCAGAGGGTGCCAAGTCTCGAaagtccagccaagactggcaaAGAGCTCCATCATCTTTAAACGTGTGTGGGGCCCAGCTTTATTGTATTGTAAGAGAAAGGTTGCCTCCTTCTTTGGGCCTGGCTCTGGAAATTGGAGCCTTCAGCTGAGTCAACATCATGATGCATCAGTCACGGTTGATGCTTTATTTGGGTTGCAGGAAATCTAAAATGTCATCACTTTCCTATCTCAAAAGATCACATCAGTTCACCCACTGAGGGCTCCATCTTGAACTTCTCCTTCagtggggaattcacatgtcacCACCCCATAGACTGCCGTTTTGACTCTGACTTAAAGCCTAGCTTGTCACACATTTCATtgtgacagctctgcatggccatctggaatgtggcttttctttcacatcactgttccTTTGACTTATTGGCAGCAGGTGGATCTGCTCATTTATGGAGATAACTGTTCTTCCACTTGGTAGTGAGATACAGTTTGGCATTACTCTAACTTATAGAACATTCTAGATATTTAAAGCATTTAGTTCTGTGTTCCTACTATACAGCTGTTGAAGTTTAATACGTCACTGAGTAAGAAAGTCTTAAagcatgtgtttttatttttttttacattaacagATATTTGCTTCTGAGAAGATGGAATGGTCAAAGCATTATGCTTGTAAGAAACTGTTAGTGCTCTTGACACGTTATGATATGATCCAGAGAAAATCTGGATATATTGATTCAAAGCAACTGCAGGCAATACGGTAACATAACTGGAATTTCTCAACCTAATTTTTTacttctgctgctggaggaatttcttattttttttttacgaaaacatttttcatctctgaTTCAAGCTATTTGCTTATTTTGAGTACAGCTAAAAATTTAGGTGAACATATTAATATATATGTTGCTGCTGCACAAAGTTATACATACAGCAGTTTTCTTATGTTCCAACAGAGCCTGCTTTTTCCTATGCTTACTGTTCCATTCTATTTCCTTGGTCTGTGCACATGAGATTTACCTTTAAGGGGTTACTTCTCTGCTCAGATACTTAGTAGAATTTTGATTGACTTCAGTGATTAAAATATATGAGCATAGACTTATAAATAAGCATCTGTGTACTCAATTGTCTAGTGAAATTATTGCCTTCCAGTTCATTTCTGCTACCCCTCTTCTCAAAGTTTTCTATTCAGACCTTCATCCTTTGTCATTACAGACATGACTATGGATCCTGGGTACTTAAAATGGATacacaagaaaaacagcaagatgCAAATAACTATTTCCATCTCAGTATTTTCCTGGCATCCAGTTCCTGTTACTCAGGAGTTCTCTGGGCCAGAGTTAGTATTATTTTGATCTGTCAGCCCTTGATGGGTCTTTTAAATGATCTAATATTTTGTTAAGCTTGTGTAAACTTTAAGAATCTACAGTGTCTATCGGCAAAAGATTGCTAAGCTTAACTTCATACAGtatgaaagaaattatttaacttCCTGAGAGGTTTTTTTAATGGGATCCACTCCACATTCTTCTATTGTAAGGTTTACTAGTCATTCTGCTTCTTGGTGCTGTTCAGATTTTCATAGAATTAATTTTAGGGAACAAAAAGCAGTCAATGTCAGTATGGCATCATCTCTTTTGGGTTGATGGGTCAACAGTCTGTTAAACTGTTCCTCATAGAGAAGCTGTTTTGTTCAGCATTATCTTACAAAAGAGTGACTGGATTGAGTGTGTTGTTTGGAGACTGCTTTTTAATGAGTTGATTAGACAAGTTACTGGTATTCTACTTCGGATGAAAGAATTGATATGTTCTGTTTATGTTTCTGTCTGGTGTTTCAAGAGTTTAAAAGACAGATCTtgatctcattttcttttcacagctgtttaaaaacagGGTATTGAGTCAGCACCAACCCCTTTACATGTAGGAACTTAGAATGTGAACTGAACAGGGACAGTCAATCTTAATGACAGCCCCGTTTACAATTGTACTTCATGCTCTTATGCAAAAGATGTGAATGATAATGTCTGTTAATTCAGAAAATGACTGTCTATGGCAACAGTCTTCTCCATGGCATAGTTGAAGATACCAAACTGATGTTTGTGGAAGTTTGCATTAGGGTTAGATGTTACAGAACAGCTTTTTGATTTCTAGTtatgctgctctgagcagtaTCATTTCTCCTAAATGAATAATCAGTATTCAAAATCTAGAGCCAAAATTTTGGTATACAActtgtgcattaaaaaaaaaaaaacatatttttaaaatgctgtgctAAATTCACTGTTACAGAGACTTTCTTCTGCTCCAAATCATTATTaagtaaaatactgaaatattttcaggtgTCTTAGGTTCTTCCTTAGATTCTTCATTTCATGTTCAAACAAAATCACTTAAtgtgttgctttcttttcttgcaggaTAGTCAAGACACGTGTTAAAAATGGAATTCCCTGTTTTGAAATTGAGTGGCAAAAACCAGGTTGGATTGGTTTCTATGTTTATTACTGGACAGTCTAATCCATAgaatgcttttgtctttttctttaaagaggaaaatagtTTGATAACATTGAGTAAAAGACGTATGAATTGGAAAATTGGAAAAACAgtactgtgaaagaaaatgtcacatttcagATACCCTGAAACCAAGAGCAAtgctaaaaatcaaaataagaCAAAACCACGCAGAAATAACACCCCACCAAGAGGCTTGGCTTCTGAGTACTTTTTGTGGTTAATAAGATCTGGACTCTGTTTTGTgtcatattttgttttgtttcatgatGACAGACTTCAGTCCTCAGTGTGTATGTATGACGCAGGAgcttctcagaaagcaaatggctGTGCCATAGCTAGGCCTCAAACCTTGTGCTGTTTGTCTCTTTACATATCTTCCTTATACTCAAACCTTTTTTCTCATTCCATCctcttaaatatttctatatatatatgtctaaTGTAAATTCATTAATCTTGATAGAACACTATGTTGATGCAGAAGATGAGCCTATGGATTTGCATGTAGTTACAATAGAAGAGGAGTCTTTGTTTCAGGCTGCTTATCCAGATGTTGTTTCTCTTTACCAAATGGAAAAGTCAGAAGCTCtggcaaagaaacagaaaagtaagTTCAAAAGTTTTTATCTTATTAACTTACAGGCCTTCCCAGAatacaagaaacaaaagtaaatatTGCTCAACAGTGGGAAAAGTACagtgtttgtgtgcttttttttagACAAGAAAAACAGACCGAAAGAAAAGGAGTTATCAGATGCTTATGGTGAAGTTACCAATCTTCTGTCTCAAATGAATTTCAAGACTGCATATGAAATTATTCCTGTGCCAGACCACACATCTGATGGAAAAACTCCACCTGAATATCAGATATGccagagaagcacagaatcaaAAGATCCAGTAATGGCTGCAGCTTCTTGTGTAACATCTGTTCAAATGTCAGAATCAGTTGGACTTTCTCTGACAGCATCACCTTGCTTACACTTACAGAGTACATCGACTGACTCATCTGTAGTGCCAGTACAGTCTACTAAAAACTCAGGAGTGTCATCTTCTGTAATGGCAGATCTACAACTGAGCAGTACTGATAGGAAAGGAACCTTCTTCAGCACTTCACCAACCCATGGATATTATACCTGTGATCCAGCAGCTGACTTGACTGCGTACATAAAACACTCATATCCACTACATCGTAGCTCAGAATATTCTGGTGCTGCACAGTCAGACCAAGATCATTCTGATAGTGCAGATGATTTGCTTTCAGATGGCCGTATGGAACAGCTTCAAAAGTTGTCTTTAAGGGAGCGTATACTTAAGATGACTTCTGTTCCATCAAAGCTTATGCTGCCAGAAGATGTAATGCCACAGGAGCCTTTCAGACACTTtaaacacacagaagcagcattGAAACTTGATAATCTCTCTTCCTCATGTCAGTTAAATAAACTAGTGCGAGACACTAAAAATATGCTACCAGAAACCTGTGCAAGTGAATCCAGTGCACCTGTTTCACAAGAAGGTGACACCCTGCATGAAATGATACAGAAAGACCATAATATAAGCAGTTCAACATCTCTAGTCCCCAGTGGACAAACAACAGAGCTGTTGCATAGTGTGTGTGAAGTGCTTCCACAGCCTCAAAAGCCAGCAAATGTTGTTCCTGTCTGTAACGTTACAAAAGCTTATACTCAGACTGCTTGGAAAACTTCTTTTAAGAGTGTGTGTCAGGGCAAGTGCTCTTCTAGCGAGGACAGTGATGATGGGAACATGAATAAAAATCCAATTtgtaagcagaagaaaagacaacTGAACCCTGACCAGTTTAAAAAAACTTTTGCGAAGAAAAGGTATAACACTGCTAGTATCAAAAGTACAAGCAGTGACTCAGCACTTGTAAttaaagggagggagaaaaccaCCAATTTTAAGCAAGTTGGTGGGAATTTGTCGTTAGAGGTCTTTCCAGAAGATTCCTCTGTAGTTGAAGTTGATTGTTCCCAAAGTTCAGAACAGCTGTTTCAGGGTGTAGGTTCCAGTCCTGCACAACAAGCTGACAGTGATGTTCTGATTTCTGCGTGGGCGGACAGTCCCCTTCCCCTGTCTGAAAGACTAAAAAGAAGACTCAAAAGCAATTAGGTTGCTCATAAAATAATTATGGTAACAATTAACTCTGAAACATCACTTCTCATAGAGCTATTTTTCAAAGTTTCTCCTGTGCTATGTAAATTGAAGTAGAAACATTCATGATGAATAAGAAGTGTTGTGAAATACTTTATACCGGTGCTAAAGTTTGAAACTAAAATGTTGACAAATATTAAATCAGACATTATAAGCAAATACCAATTATTCTGGCCTTGGAACAGTAGACTGTAGTATACAAGGGAGCAGGTTTGGTACTTTTGAattatgaagtatttttctCCGCTGGAACTTTGAAATCTGCCATGCTGACTTAATCTTGCTACTTTAAACTATCCTTTTCAAACTATGGGATGCTGCATGTGTTGATTATCTCTAATGGGTCAGAAAGAGACATGCAGCGGATGTACGTTTGAGTATAGCTAAATTTATAATACACTGTGCCCTGTAATAAACCTCTTTGAATGTTTGTACCTTCCCGATGGAACAAGCCATATAAGGATATTCTGGTTTTGTAGCTGTCACTTGTGCtattaaagaaaatgtgatgGCTGTTTTAACCACGTAAGTTAGGgcatttttaatttacagagCGTATGCAATTCCATCTAATGTTCACATATACTAAGATAAAAGTTAAATACAGAATATCAAAATCTGATGACAATATTGCAGACTTTCTGATAAATATCATGCGCTGTGTTTAATTT
This region includes:
- the GEN1 gene encoding flap endonuclease GEN homolog 1 isoform X2, coding for MGVNNLWQILEPVRQPVSLSSLKGKTLAVDLSLWVCEAQTVKKMIGVVTKPHLRNLFFRYSFFTSMGIKLVFVMEGEAPKLKADTMSKRNEIRYGASNKHGVARTGRSSFKSILKECLQLLECLGVPWVQAAGEAEAMCAYLNAKGHVDGCITNDGDVFLYGAQTVYRNFAMNSKEPHLDCYTMSSIKEKLGCDRESLIGLAVLLGCDYLPKGIPGVGKEQALKLIETLRGQNLLQRFEQWKEQSEHDNNPPLVVKRVVHCSECHHPGSYKEHERGGCKFCESTRYCKPSDSKYCCPCEWHQLEQVKQASAVEDNIRKKAKSCEGFPFSEVIQEFIVNKNELNKIMECKRPNLLSFQIFASEKMEWSKHYACKKLLVLLTRYDMIQRKSGYIDSKQLQAIRIVKTRVKNGIPCFEIEWQKPEHYVDAEDEPMDLHVVTIEEESLFQAAYPDVVSLYQMEKSEALAKKQKNKKNRPKEKELSDAYGEVTNLLSQMNFKTAYEIIPVPDHTSDGKTPPEYQICQRSTESKDPVMAAASCVTSVQMSESVGLSLTASPCLHLQSTSTDSSVVPVQSTKNSGVSSSVMADLQLSSTDRKGTFFSTSPTHGYYTCDPAADLTAYIKHSYPLHRSSEYSGAAQSDQDHSDSADDLLSDGRMEQLQKLSLRERILKMTSVPSKLMLPEDVMPQEPFRHFKHTEAALKLDNLSSSCQLNKLVRDTKNMLPETCASESSAPVSQEGDTLHEMIQKDHNISSSTSLVPSGQTTELLHSVCEVLPQPQKPANVVPVCNVTKAYTQTAWKTSFKSVCQGKCSSSEDSDDGNMNKNPICKQKKRQLNPDQFKKTFAKKRYNTASIKSTSSDSALVIKGREKTTNFKQVGGNLSLEVFPEDSSVVEVDCSQSSEQLFQGVGSSPAQQADSDVLISAWADSPLPLSERLKRRLKSN
- the GEN1 gene encoding flap endonuclease GEN homolog 1 isoform X3 — encoded protein: MGIKLVFVMEGEAPKLKADTMSKRNEIRYGASNKHGVARTGRSSFKSILKECLQLLECLGVPWVQAAGEAEAMCAYLNAKGHVDGCITNDGDVFLYGAQTVYRNFAMNSKEPHLDCYTMSSIKEKLGCDRESLIGLAVLLGCDYLPKGIPGVGKEQALKLIETLRGQNLLQRFEQWKEQSEHDNNPPLVVKRVVHCSECHHPGSYKEHERGGCKFCESTRYCKPSDSKYCCPCEWHQLEQVKQASAVEDNIRKKAKSCEGFPFSEVIQEFIVNKNELNKIMECKRPNLLSFQIFASEKMEWSKHYAYMTMDPGYLKWIHKKNSKMQITISISVFSWHPVPVTQEFSGPEIVKTRVKNGIPCFEIEWQKPEHYVDAEDEPMDLHVVTIEEESLFQAAYPDVVSLYQMEKSEALAKKQKNKKNRPKEKELSDAYGEVTNLLSQMNFKTAYEIIPVPDHTSDGKTPPEYQICQRSTESKDPVMAAASCVTSVQMSESVGLSLTASPCLHLQSTSTDSSVVPVQSTKNSGVSSSVMADLQLSSTDRKGTFFSTSPTHGYYTCDPAADLTAYIKHSYPLHRSSEYSGAAQSDQDHSDSADDLLSDGRMEQLQKLSLRERILKMTSVPSKLMLPEDVMPQEPFRHFKHTEAALKLDNLSSSCQLNKLVRDTKNMLPETCASESSAPVSQEGDTLHEMIQKDHNISSSTSLVPSGQTTELLHSVCEVLPQPQKPANVVPVCNVTKAYTQTAWKTSFKSVCQGKCSSSEDSDDGNMNKNPICKQKKRQLNPDQFKKTFAKKRYNTASIKSTSSDSALVIKGREKTTNFKQVGGNLSLEVFPEDSSVVEVDCSQSSEQLFQGVGSSPAQQADSDVLISAWADSPLPLSERLKRRLKSN
- the GEN1 gene encoding flap endonuclease GEN homolog 1 isoform X1, which encodes MGVNNLWQILEPVRQPVSLSSLKGKTLAVDLSLWVCEAQTVKKMIGVVTKPHLRNLFFRYSFFTSMGIKLVFVMEGEAPKLKADTMSKRNEIRYGASNKHGVARTGRSSFKSILKECLQLLECLGVPWVQAAGEAEAMCAYLNAKGHVDGCITNDGDVFLYGAQTVYRNFAMNSKEPHLDCYTMSSIKEKLGCDRESLIGLAVLLGCDYLPKGIPGVGKEQALKLIETLRGQNLLQRFEQWKEQSEHDNNPPLVVKRVVHCSECHHPGSYKEHERGGCKFCESTRYCKPSDSKYCCPCEWHQLEQVKQASAVEDNIRKKAKSCEGFPFSEVIQEFIVNKNELNKIMECKRPNLLSFQIFASEKMEWSKHYAYMTMDPGYLKWIHKKNSKMQITISISVFSWHPVPVTQEFSGPEIVKTRVKNGIPCFEIEWQKPEHYVDAEDEPMDLHVVTIEEESLFQAAYPDVVSLYQMEKSEALAKKQKNKKNRPKEKELSDAYGEVTNLLSQMNFKTAYEIIPVPDHTSDGKTPPEYQICQRSTESKDPVMAAASCVTSVQMSESVGLSLTASPCLHLQSTSTDSSVVPVQSTKNSGVSSSVMADLQLSSTDRKGTFFSTSPTHGYYTCDPAADLTAYIKHSYPLHRSSEYSGAAQSDQDHSDSADDLLSDGRMEQLQKLSLRERILKMTSVPSKLMLPEDVMPQEPFRHFKHTEAALKLDNLSSSCQLNKLVRDTKNMLPETCASESSAPVSQEGDTLHEMIQKDHNISSSTSLVPSGQTTELLHSVCEVLPQPQKPANVVPVCNVTKAYTQTAWKTSFKSVCQGKCSSSEDSDDGNMNKNPICKQKKRQLNPDQFKKTFAKKRYNTASIKSTSSDSALVIKGREKTTNFKQVGGNLSLEVFPEDSSVVEVDCSQSSEQLFQGVGSSPAQQADSDVLISAWADSPLPLSERLKRRLKSN